Part of the Zingiber officinale cultivar Zhangliang chromosome 6A, Zo_v1.1, whole genome shotgun sequence genome, CAGATCAATCATTGAAGATGAGCAGCGCCTTGGATGTGACAAGAGCAGAGCTTGCTCTGTTGGTTTTGTATTTGAATAAAGCTGAAGCGAGAGATAAGATTTGTAGAGCGATCCAGTATGGCTCTAAATTCTTGAGTAATGGAGAGCCTGGTACTGCGCAGAATGTTGATAAAACAACTAGCTTGGCGCGGAAAGTGTTTCGATTATTTAAGGTCAAGCtttggcttttttttttttttggcatcaCCTTTGATTGTTATTCTCGAATTCATGCTTTTGTAACAAGATCTCTTTCTCAATTTAGTTTGTTAATGATCTTCATGCTCTTATAAGTCCACCGGCCCCTGGATCTCCCCTCCCTGTCATTTTACTAGGAAAGGTATGTAGATAGTCAACCCTGAGCTATTGTTCATTATGATTCTTTGCATATCTTAAACTTTAAAATGATCTGCGCAGTCCAAAAATGCTCTGTTGTCAACATTTTTGTTCCTGGATCAAATCGTATGGGCTAACAGAACAGGGATATACAAGGTTTGTGAATTGTGAATTGCCCTCATAAATTTGTTTTCGAACCTCTCCTGCATGAACAAAGATTTCGAAGGCTAACTTGTAGAATTATGTTTTAGAACAAAGAACGTGCAGAGCGACTCGGTAGAATTGCTCTCTACTGTTGGATGGGATCCTCAGCGTGTTCTACCTTGATTGAGGTCTGTGCCTTTACCCCAATCGTTTGTGGACTTGTACTTATATTGCCAAGATTTTCCTCATGCCTATGACCAAATTGTTAGATCTCTATTCTATATCTCTTCTAGCATAAAATACACATTATTTATCTCGATGTGTAGATTGGAGAAGTCGGAAGGATATCTGCATCATTGAAGAAGTTGGAGAAGGACCTGAAGAAAACTGATAAATATAAAGTATGTTTGCGATGATCAATAGAATTTTCTgtcttttctttggtttctttgtttttttttttcaaagtcatTTCTTTTCCGCTTGCACAATGACAGGACGAGCATTACTGCAATAAGCTTAATCAGTTAAACCAGAGGAGGCTAGCTTTGATAAAGGCCTCCATGGATATTGTGGTTGCTATTGGACTTCTTCAACTCGCTCCCAAGAAGGTCACTCCTCGAGTCACTGGAGCCTTTGGAGTCATAACCTCACTGATTTCTTGCTATCAGGTGGCTTTTATTATTCAGACATAATTTTACAAGATAATATCTCTAGAATTCTCATTCCAATCGTCTCCTCTGTGACAGTTGCTTCCCGCTCGATTGAAGGATAAGAAAGCATGAAGATAGCAACATTGGGCCACAAAATAATAGCCTTGGATGTTTAGGGATGTGATGGTGTAACTTTAAATACTTGATCTGGGTGTGAGTGATTCTAGATTATTGCAATAACATATGTCTGAAGTACAATGACTCAGGTGCACAAGCGATCTTGATAGGATTGATGTCTAAGACATTATAATA contains:
- the LOC121996872 gene encoding peroxisomal membrane protein 11D-like; protein product: MSSALDVTRAELALLVLYLNKAEARDKICRAIQYGSKFLSNGEPGTAQNVDKTTSLARKVFRLFKFVNDLHALISPPAPGSPLPVILLGKSKNALLSTFLFLDQIVWANRTGIYKNKERAERLGRIALYCWMGSSACSTLIEIGEVGRISASLKKLEKDLKKTDKYKDEHYCNKLNQLNQRRLALIKASMDIVVAIGLLQLAPKKVTPRVTGAFGVITSLISCYQLLPARLKDKKA